One genomic window of Kosmotoga olearia TBF 19.5.1 includes the following:
- a CDS encoding glycosyltransferase family 2 protein → MSSLELPTVSVIIPVRNEENFIGKCIESFLDQAYPENRFEIIVVDGMSEDNTRTIVKEYMSRYKNIRLYDNPDKYTPNALNIGIKNASGKIIMLASSHAIYSRDYISTCAQKIVEEKAEIVGGKMITLPRNSSIKAKVIASVLSNPFGVGGAKYRIRCDKESYVDTVAYGLYKKELFDKAGLFNENLVRNQDIEMNLRLKRIGARTLLVPQVSSYYYARDTFTSLWKNNFANGFWVIYSTKFAKVPFSFRHLIPLFFVLFLVLGCFLSMFSPILAKLYMVVLGLYMLLNVYFSLKISFRLKNLLAFPLAFFTFLSLHVSYGIGSLMALIKLIFVRRSYQ, encoded by the coding sequence GTGTCTTCTTTGGAATTGCCAACCGTTTCAGTTATTATTCCGGTAAGAAACGAAGAGAATTTTATTGGAAAATGCATAGAGTCTTTTCTGGATCAAGCTTATCCTGAAAATAGGTTTGAAATAATTGTTGTAGATGGAATGAGTGAGGATAATACGAGAACAATTGTAAAGGAGTATATGTCTCGTTATAAAAACATAAGACTGTATGATAACCCGGATAAATACACACCAAATGCTTTGAACATAGGTATTAAAAATGCTTCCGGAAAAATCATTATGCTTGCCAGTTCCCACGCAATATACTCCAGAGACTACATCTCCACCTGTGCGCAAAAAATTGTCGAAGAAAAAGCGGAGATTGTCGGCGGAAAGATGATAACACTTCCCAGAAATAGTAGTATAAAAGCAAAGGTAATAGCCTCTGTATTGAGTAATCCTTTTGGTGTTGGTGGCGCCAAATACAGAATCAGATGTGATAAAGAATCTTATGTTGATACCGTTGCTTACGGGCTTTATAAAAAAGAACTTTTTGATAAAGCCGGACTCTTCAACGAAAATTTGGTGCGAAATCAGGATATCGAAATGAATCTGCGTTTAAAGAGAATTGGAGCCAGAACTTTGTTGGTACCTCAAGTAAGTTCGTATTATTATGCTAGAGATACTTTTACAAGTTTGTGGAAGAATAATTTTGCGAATGGTTTCTGGGTAATATACAGCACGAAGTTTGCAAAAGTACCCTTTTCTTTTAGACATTTAATCCCTCTTTTCTTTGTTCTGTTTTTGGTTTTAGGATGTTTTCTGTCGATGTTTAGTCCCATCCTGGCTAAACTTTATATGGTTGTATTGGGATTGTATATGTTGCTAAACGTGTATTTTTCTCTGAAGATAAGCTTTAGACTTAAAAATTTGCTGGCATTTCCATTGGCTTTCTTTACTTTTCTTAGTTTGCATGTTTCTTATGGGATAGGTTCTTTAATGGCTTTGATCAAGCTAATTTTTGTACGACGTTCATACCAGTAA